One genomic window of Maribacter aquivivus includes the following:
- a CDS encoding acyl-CoA thioesterase translates to MEAKTPAASRTTMTDLVLPSETNALQNLFGGELLARMDRAASIAAGRHSRRITVTASVNHVAFNLAIPLGSVVTVEAAVSRAYNTSMEVYIDVWIEDRYSGKSTKANEAIYTFVAVDETGTPTEVPELTPETPLEITRFEGALRRKQLSLVLAGKMKPDNATELKALFTK, encoded by the coding sequence ATGGAAGCAAAGACTCCTGCAGCATCACGTACAACAATGACCGATTTGGTTCTCCCTAGTGAGACCAACGCACTTCAAAATTTATTTGGTGGCGAACTATTGGCACGTATGGATCGTGCAGCTAGTATTGCAGCCGGTAGACATAGCCGTAGAATTACCGTTACCGCATCGGTAAATCATGTAGCCTTTAATTTAGCAATTCCGCTTGGTAGTGTTGTTACTGTCGAAGCAGCCGTTTCTAGAGCATACAACACCTCTATGGAGGTATATATAGATGTTTGGATAGAAGACCGCTACAGCGGCAAGAGCACTAAGGCAAATGAAGCTATCTATACCTTTGTTGCCGTTGATGAAACAGGTACACCAACTGAAGTTCCTGAACTAACGCCTGAAACTCCTCTAGAAATTACCCGTTTTGAAGGTGCATTACGTAGAAAACAGCTAAGTCTTGTTTTGGCAGGTAAAATGAAGCCTGATAATGCTACCGAGCTTAAAGCTTTGTTTACGAAGTAA